A single Penaeus chinensis breed Huanghai No. 1 chromosome 42, ASM1920278v2, whole genome shotgun sequence DNA region contains:
- the LOC125047878 gene encoding small integral membrane protein 8-like: MGGNTSSNKTPTSEPTTSTAGDGIKSIRTTNVFKAVNFELYVKPNIAVMTFGVVAILCSTAYLAYMKASMRESKTYVAIAEDGSQQLTIKKSRWE, from the exons ATGGGAGGCAACACAAGTTCAAATAAGACGCCAACCTCAGAACCTACGACTTCAACCGCTGGAGATGGCATCAAGTCAATCAGGACTACAAATGTTTTCAAAGCAGTCAATTTTGAACTTTATGTTAAACCA AACATAGCAGTGATGACATTTGGAGTTGTAGCAATTCTTTGCAGCACAGCTTATCTTGCGTATATGAAGGCATCGATGAGGGAAAGTAAAACTTATGTGGCCATTGCTGAGGATGGATCCCAACAATTGACAATAAAGAAATCAAGATGGGAGTGA